A window of the Streptomyces luomodiensis genome harbors these coding sequences:
- a CDS encoding PPOX class F420-dependent oxidoreductase, whose translation MSPTIATNTRVGLDELLEFVRPRHRALLMTRRADGSPQASPLTCGVDDSGRIVVSTYPERAKVRNAKRDPAVSVVVLSDEWNGPWVQIDGTAEVIDPPESVEPLVEYYRNIAGEHPDWDEYREAMRKQGKSLIRITPERWGPVATGGFPARLVESGS comes from the coding sequence ATGAGTCCCACCATCGCCACCAACACCCGTGTCGGCCTCGACGAGCTGCTGGAGTTCGTACGCCCGCGCCACCGTGCGCTGCTGATGACCCGCCGGGCCGACGGCTCGCCCCAGGCGTCCCCGCTGACCTGCGGAGTCGACGACTCCGGCCGTATCGTCGTGTCCACCTACCCCGAGCGCGCCAAGGTGCGCAACGCCAAGCGCGACCCGGCCGTGAGCGTCGTCGTGCTGTCCGACGAGTGGAACGGCCCCTGGGTGCAGATCGACGGCACCGCCGAGGTGATCGATCCCCCGGAGTCCGTGGAGCCGCTGGTCGAGTACTACCGCAACATCGCGGGCGAGCACCCGGACTGGGACGAGTACCGCGAGGCCATGCGCAAGCAGGGCAAGTCGCTGATCCGTATCACCCCCGAACGCTGGGGTCCGGTCGCCACCGGCGGCTTCCCGGCCCGGCTGGTGGAGAGCGGGTCCTGA
- a CDS encoding glutamate synthase subunit beta: protein MADPKGFLSTDREVAKTRPVGERVKDWNEVYVPGSLLPIISKQAGRCMDCGIPFCHNGCPLGNLIPEWNDYAYREDWREASERLHATNNFPEFTGRLCPAPCESACVLGINQPPVTIKNVEVTIIDKAWDAGDVTPQPPERLSGKTVAVIGSGPAGLAAAQQLTRAGHTVAVYERADRIGGLLRYGIPEFKMEKRHINRRIEQMRAEGTKFRTETEIGRDIDAAKLRKRYDAVVIAAGATTSRDLPVPGRELNGIHFAMEYLPLANKVQEGDLTTSPITAEGKHVVVIGGGDTGADCVGTAHRQGAASVTQLEIMPKPGDERNANQPWPTFPMLYKVTSAHEEGGERLYSVSTTHFEGDEDGNVQWLHLIEVEFKDGKLEQKPGTERKIPAQLVTLAMGFTGTDQKNGLVEQFGLELDQRGNIARDADFATNVPGVFVAGDAGRGQSLIVWAIAEGRSAARGVDRYLTGASELPAPIRPTDRALAV, encoded by the coding sequence ATGGCTGACCCCAAGGGCTTCCTGTCCACTGACCGCGAGGTCGCCAAGACCCGTCCGGTGGGCGAGCGCGTCAAGGACTGGAACGAGGTCTACGTCCCCGGTTCGCTGCTGCCGATCATCAGCAAGCAGGCCGGCCGGTGCATGGACTGTGGCATCCCGTTCTGTCACAACGGCTGTCCGCTGGGGAACCTCATCCCCGAGTGGAACGACTACGCCTACCGGGAGGACTGGCGCGAGGCCAGCGAGCGGCTGCACGCGACCAACAACTTCCCGGAGTTCACCGGGCGGCTGTGCCCGGCCCCGTGCGAGTCGGCCTGTGTGCTCGGCATCAACCAGCCGCCGGTGACCATCAAGAACGTCGAGGTCACCATCATCGACAAGGCGTGGGACGCCGGCGATGTCACCCCGCAGCCGCCGGAGCGGCTCAGCGGCAAGACCGTCGCCGTCATCGGCTCGGGACCGGCCGGCCTGGCCGCCGCCCAGCAGCTGACCCGGGCCGGCCACACGGTCGCCGTCTACGAGCGGGCCGACCGCATCGGCGGGCTGCTGCGCTACGGCATCCCCGAGTTCAAGATGGAGAAGCGGCACATCAACCGGCGTATCGAGCAGATGCGCGCGGAGGGCACCAAGTTCCGCACCGAGACGGAGATCGGCCGCGACATCGACGCCGCCAAGCTCCGCAAGCGGTACGACGCCGTGGTCATCGCGGCCGGCGCCACCACCTCGCGCGACCTGCCCGTGCCGGGCCGGGAGCTGAACGGCATCCACTTCGCGATGGAGTACCTGCCGCTGGCCAACAAGGTGCAGGAGGGCGACCTCACCACGTCCCCGATCACCGCCGAGGGCAAGCACGTCGTGGTCATCGGCGGCGGTGATACCGGCGCGGACTGCGTCGGCACCGCCCACCGGCAGGGTGCCGCCTCCGTCACCCAGCTGGAGATCATGCCGAAGCCCGGCGACGAGCGGAACGCCAACCAGCCCTGGCCGACCTTCCCGATGCTCTACAAGGTCACCTCGGCCCACGAGGAGGGCGGCGAGCGGCTCTACTCCGTCTCCACCACCCACTTCGAGGGCGACGAGGACGGCAACGTCCAGTGGCTGCACCTGATCGAGGTGGAGTTCAAGGACGGCAAGCTGGAGCAGAAGCCGGGCACCGAGCGGAAGATCCCGGCCCAGCTGGTCACCCTCGCCATGGGCTTCACCGGCACCGACCAGAAGAACGGCCTGGTCGAGCAGTTCGGTCTGGAGCTGGACCAGCGCGGCAACATCGCGCGCGACGCCGACTTCGCCACCAACGTGCCCGGTGTCTTCGTGGCCGGTGACGCGGGCCGCGGCCAGTCGCTGATCGTCTGGGCCATCGCCGAGGGCCGCTCCGCGGCGCGCGGGGTGGACCGCTACCTGACCGGGGCCAGCGAGCTGCCCGCCCCGATCCGCCCCACCGACCGGGCCCTCGCGGTCTGA